A single window of Haemorhous mexicanus isolate bHaeMex1 chromosome 28, bHaeMex1.pri, whole genome shotgun sequence DNA harbors:
- the FTSJ3 gene encoding pre-rRNA 2'-O-ribose RNA methyltransferase FTSJ3 codes for MGKKSKLGKSRRDKFYHLAKETGFRSRSSFKLLQLNRKFQFLQKARALLDLCAAPGGWLQVASKFMPVSSLIIGVDLVPIKPIPNVVTLQEDITTEKCRQALRKELQTWKVDVVLNDGAPNVGASWVHDAYSQANLTLMALKLACEFLCKGGWFITKVFRSRDYQPLLWIFQQFFQKVQATKPQASRNESAEIFVVCQGYQAPDKIDSKFFDPKYAFKDVEVVTKSVSELVSKKKPKAEGYAEGDTTLYHRFTLMDFLKAANPVDFLSKANEITLGNGELENHSSTTEELRQCCRDIQVLGRKELRALLNWRTKLRRFLAKKLKEQAKELDINLSSGEEEEGREEEKKEKMEAKAATAEEEKEQEEVELALAEMKAKELAELKRKKKKILKEQRKQRERVELKMDLPGVSIADDSDTSMFSLKSIHRTPLLDELSRGDMASADALLEISPGDDDIYVSDHDEEDDVSLASDLDPEELLEIEARQRKLQREQRGKRTKFKQKEEEEEEGQEVENPLLVPLEEKSVLEERQTSLWFGKDAFAGIEDDADEELELGQAQMLAERQREAQRDKTTKKGQKKKKVVQEEAPAEPSPAAATAPDASEAQEEHSSDDDSSSEDERPLAPVGRKRGRVEPCGFEVVPIEKPVKRVLDAEGLALGSVIATSKKARRDLIDDSFNRYSYNEEEGELPEWFTEEERQHRRRQLPVDKQTVEAYRQRWKEINARPIKKVAEAKARKKKRMLKKLEQMKKKAEAVVSTVDISEREKVAQLRRIYKKAGLAKEKRQVTYLVAKKGVGRRVRRPPGVKGQFKVVDSRLKKDVRAQKRKEQKKKHHK; via the exons GCTCCAGGTGGCTTCCAAGTTCATGCCAGTGTCCAGTCTGATTATCG GGGTAGATTTGGTGCCCATCAAGCCCATTCCCAACGTGGTGACCCTGCAGGAGGACATCACCACCGAGAAGTGCCGCCAG GCCCTGCGCAAGGAGCTGCAGACCTGGAAGGTGGACGTGGTGCTGAATGATGGAGCGCCCAACGTGGGAGCCAGCTGGGTGCACGATGCCTACTCCcagg ccaacCTGACCCTCATGGCTCTGAAGTTGGCCTGTGAGTTCCTGTGCAAGGGTGGCTGGTTCATCACCAAGGTGTTTCGTTCCCGGGACTACCAGCCCCTCCTGTGGATCTTCCAGCAGTTCTTCCAGAAGGTCCAGGCCACCAAGCCCCAGGCTTCCCGCAATGAGTCTGCTGAGATCTTTGTGGTGTGCCAGG GTTATCAGGCTCCAGACAAAATTGACAGCAAGTTTTTTGACCCCAAATATGCCTTCAAGGATGTGGAGGTTGTCACCAAGTCTGTCAGTGAGCTTGTCAGCAAAAAGAAGCCCAAG GCCGAAGGCTACGCCGAGGGTGACACCACCCTGTACCACCGCTTCACCCTCATGGACTTCCTCAAGGCTGCCAACCCCGTGGACTTCCTCTCCAAGGCCAACGAG ATCACCCTGGGGAATGGGGAGCTGGAGAATCACAGCTCCACCACGGAGGAGCTGCgccagtgctgcagggacatcCAAGTGCTGGGCCGCAAGGAGCTCAG GGCCCTGCTGAACTGGAGGACGAAGCTGCGGCGGTTTCTGGCCAAGAAGCTGAAGGAGCAGGCAAAGGAGTTGGATATCAA CTTGAGCTccggcgaggaggaggagggcagggaggaggagaagaaggagaagatggAGGCGAAAGCTGCAActgctgaggaggagaaggagcaagAGGAGGTGGAGCTGGCTTTGGCTGAGATGAAGGCcaaggagctggcagagctgaagag gaagaagaagaagatcctgaaggagcagagaaagCAGCGGGAGCGTGTGGAGCTGAAGATGGACTTGCCTGGAGTGTCCATCGCCGACGATAGTGACACCAGCATGTTCTCCCTGAAGAGCATCCACAGGACCCCG ctgctggatgaGCTGTCTCGCGGGGACATGGCCTCTGCTGATGCCCTGCTGGAGATCAGCCCTGGGGACGATGACATTTACGTGTCGGATCACGACGAAGAGGATGATGTGTCCCTGGCCAGCGACCTGgacccagaggagctgctggagatcGAGGCCCGGCAGCGGAAGCTGCAGCGGGAGCAGCGGGGGAAGAG GACAAAGTTtaagcagaaggaagaggaggaggaggaagggcaggaagtAGAGAATCCCCTGCTGGTGCCCCTGGAGGAGAAGTCGGTGCTGGAGGAGCGACAGACCAGCCTGTGGTTTGGAAAG GACGCCTTCGCTGGCATTGAGGATGATGCagatgaggagctggagctgggccaggcccAAATGTTGGCTGAGAGGCAGCGTGAGGCTCAGAGAG acaaaacaacaaagaagggtcagaagaagaagaaggtggtccaggaggaggctccagctgagcccagccctgcagcagccacagctcctgatGCCAGTGAAGCTCAGGAGGAGCACAGCAGTGATgatgacagcagcagtgaggatgAGAG GCCACTGGCACCGGTGGGGAGGAAGCGGGGCCGTGTCGAGCCCTGTGGCTTTGAGGTGGTGCCTATTGAGAAGCCAG TGAAAAGAGTCCTGGATGCTGAGGGCCTGGCCCTTGGCTCTGTCATTGCCACCTCCAAAAAGGCCCGGCGGGACCTCATCGACGACTCCTTCAACAG GTACTCGTACAAcgaggaggagggggagctgcCCGAGTGGTTCACGGAGGAGGAGCGGCAGCACCGGCGCCGGCAGCTGCCCGTGGACAAGCAGACGGTGGAGGCCTATCGGCAGCGCTGGAAGGAGATCAACGCCCGCCCCATCAAGAAGGTGGCAGAGGCCAAGGCCCGCAAGAAGAAGAGG ATGCTGAAGAAGCTGGAGCAGATGAAGAAGAAGGCCGAGGCTGTGGTGAGCACCGTGGACATCTCAGAGCGGGAGAAGGTGGCCCAGCTGCGCCG CATCTACAAGAAGGCTGGGCTGGCCAAGGAGAAGCGCCAGGTCACCtacctggtggccaagaagggcGTGGGACGCCGGGTGCGGCGTCCCCCTGGTGTCAAGGGCCAGTTCAAGGTGGTCGACAGCCGCCTCAAGAAGGACGTGAGGGCTCAGAAGCGCAAAGAGCAGAAGAAGAAGCACCACAAGTGA